Proteins encoded within one genomic window of Congzhengia minquanensis:
- a CDS encoding helix-turn-helix domain-containing protein, producing the protein MYNSYDIAKRIKHIAKLRKIILQEMFETCGMGHSTMSHFTSGTIPRADNLAKIADYLGCSVDYLLGRTDNSEINK; encoded by the coding sequence ATGTATAATTCATACGACATTGCAAAAAGAATTAAACATATAGCAAAATTAAGAAAAATTATTTTGCAGGAGATGTTTGAAACGTGCGGCATGGGGCACAGCACCATGTCGCATTTTACAAGCGGCACAATTCCAAGAGCCGATAATTTAGCTAAAATCGCAGACTACTTGGGCTGTTCCGTAGACTATCTGCTGGGCCGAACTGACAATTCTGAAATAAACAAATAA
- a CDS encoding helix-turn-helix domain-containing protein, which yields MSQFNSKRIKKTARMKKIVLKDMLEACGLAENTLSNMNSGRTPLSSNLAKIADYLGCSVDYLLGRTDNPEINH from the coding sequence ATGAGTCAGTTCAACTCTAAGAGAATAAAAAAAACAGCCAGAATGAAAAAAATTGTCTTAAAAGATATGCTGGAAGCGTGTGGACTTGCAGAAAACACACTTTCAAATATGAACAGCGGGCGCACGCCGCTTAGCAGTAACTTGGCCAAAATCGCGGATTATTTAGGCTGCTCCGTAGACTATCTGCTGGGCCGAACCGATAATCCTGAAATTAATCACTAA
- a CDS encoding helix-turn-helix domain-containing protein, whose product MRLFLMYEAMQISKRIKKIAKSKKITLNEMLSACNLGINTISHMNHGSVPKSDTLAKIADYLDCSVDYLLGRTNEPKSHHFIKL is encoded by the coding sequence ATGAGGTTATTTCTTATGTATGAGGCAATGCAAATATCTAAGAGAATTAAAAAAATAGCAAAATCAAAAAAGATTACGTTAAATGAAATGCTATCTGCCTGTAATTTGGGGATTAACACTATTTCACATATGAATCACGGTTCTGTACCTAAAAGTGATACGCTCGCCAAAATAGCGGACTACTTAGACTGCTCCGTCGACTATTTGCTGGGTCGAACCAACGAACCAAAGTCACACCATTTTATAAAATTATAA
- a CDS encoding helix-turn-helix domain-containing protein, which produces MYQSENIAKRVKLIAKANNVAIKDLLNKCGLNKNALSSMQCGGSIPRADNLAKIADYLGCSVDYLLGRTDDTELHQK; this is translated from the coding sequence GTGTATCAATCTGAGAATATCGCGAAACGTGTTAAATTGATAGCAAAGGCAAACAATGTCGCTATTAAAGACTTGTTAAATAAATGTGGTTTAAACAAAAATGCTCTGTCTTCAATGCAGTGCGGTGGCTCAATACCAAGAGCCGATAACTTGGCAAAAATCGCAGATTATTTAGGTTGCTCCGTCGATTATCTTTTGGGACGAACAGACGATACTGAATTACATCAAAAATAA
- a CDS encoding helix-turn-helix domain-containing protein → MNKIEVLKLYKSNNIADRIKIQAYSNDLSLNKILENCGLGKNTISHIKAGSIPRADNLAKIADELGCSVDYLLGRTNNPEINH, encoded by the coding sequence TTGAACAAAATTGAGGTGTTAAAATTGTATAAATCAAACAATATCGCAGACAGAATTAAAATTCAGGCCTACAGTAATGACCTTTCTCTAAATAAAATTTTGGAAAACTGCGGATTAGGCAAAAATACGATTTCCCACATAAAAGCTGGCTCTATTCCAAGGGCTGACAATTTAGCAAAAATTGCTGATGAACTTGGCTGTTCAGTAGATTACCTTTTAGGACGAACAAATAATCCTGAAATTAACCACTAA
- a CDS encoding alpha/beta hydrolase family protein has product MNELKAEINRLKQIKPGIDCSYKTVNGVRLPVEIYVPEDNKNKQTLVIAIHGGSWYAVKEDAVTWDGSWMNFQAQYYVSKGFTAAVFSYRSIDFDETTTVFDLIDDCKDAVAFIRRQTETTRLILMGDSAGGHLSLMLGIDDSINADMVVAANPVLDCTEPSWKHIAKTEQDFIKASPAFHIQKIKPALLLLHGDSDTVVNCKITERYCDSMKQQKNDCEYIPLHGAEHAFLLQGYRSKDEDVMRYMNMIDEFIEKRT; this is encoded by the coding sequence ATGAACGAATTAAAAGCTGAAATAAATCGTTTAAAGCAAATTAAACCGGGCATAGATTGTTCCTATAAGACCGTGAACGGCGTTCGGCTGCCGGTGGAAATTTATGTTCCCGAGGATAACAAAAACAAGCAAACCCTTGTAATTGCAATTCACGGCGGAAGCTGGTATGCCGTGAAAGAAGACGCAGTCACCTGGGACGGCAGCTGGATGAATTTTCAGGCGCAGTATTATGTAAGCAAGGGCTTTACTGCCGCTGTGTTTTCCTACCGCTCCATCGACTTTGACGAAACCACAACCGTATTCGATTTAATTGACGACTGCAAGGATGCGGTTGCCTTCATACGCCGGCAAACCGAAACAACGCGGCTAATTTTAATGGGCGACTCTGCCGGCGGCCACTTAAGCCTGATGCTCGGCATAGACGACAGCATAAACGCAGACATGGTGGTTGCCGCCAACCCGGTTTTAGACTGCACCGAACCAAGCTGGAAACACATTGCAAAAACAGAGCAGGATTTTATTAAGGCCTCGCCTGCTTTTCATATTCAAAAAATAAAGCCTGCGCTTTTGCTCCTGCACGGCGACAGCGACACTGTAGTAAACTGCAAAATTACAGAGCGTTACTGCGACAGTATGAAGCAGCAAAAAAACGACTGCGAATATATTCCGCTGCACGGCGCAGAGCACGCATTCCTGCTGCAAGGCTACCGTTCAAAGGACGAAGACGTGATGCGATATATGAACATGATTGATGAATTTATTGAAAAACGGACATAA